The Pseudomonas fluorescens genome includes a window with the following:
- a CDS encoding cupin domain-containing protein — MKTLCLIATLSLLPLAPVYAHETAPSEKVNVLQEKMLKNLPGKKTMMLTVDYAPGQSSVAHKHEGTAMAYVLEGAITSQVKGEPATTYKAGEFWYEAAGSEHLVSKNASSTEPAKLLVFMVMGEKEAVLIPLKN, encoded by the coding sequence ATGAAAACCCTCTGCCTGATCGCCACCCTCAGTCTGCTGCCCCTGGCCCCGGTCTATGCCCACGAAACCGCGCCTTCGGAAAAGGTCAACGTACTGCAGGAGAAGATGCTGAAGAACCTGCCGGGTAAAAAAACCATGATGCTGACGGTCGACTACGCCCCCGGCCAGTCGTCCGTTGCCCACAAACACGAAGGAACGGCCATGGCCTATGTGCTGGAAGGCGCCATCACCTCCCAGGTCAAAGGCGAGCCGGCGACGACCTACAAGGCCGGGGAGTTTTGGTACGAAGCAGCGGGTTCCGAGCATCTGGTTTCGAAAAACGCCAGCTCGACAGAGCCGGCGAAACTGCTGGTGTTCATGGTGATGGGTGAGAAAGAGGCGGTGTTGATTCCGCTGAAGAACTAA
- a CDS encoding secretin and TonB N-terminal domain-containing protein: MVLLCLLAGPIQAVGLVDLDIAPQELTTALEQFSRATGMAVLVDHQLSSQRHTLGVQGQFTPSEGLRVLLSGTGLAAHYARADAFTLQPVRVREVPLPPGVTPGLSDSNYAAAIQAVIQRNLCRSPLTRPGSFRAVLQVWIGRDGVVQHSRLVSSTGDLMRDKALVNSLQNLRIDRPAPSSLRQPVTLLLLPDLSGRSMECIAGEGVSGR; encoded by the coding sequence ATGGTGTTGCTGTGTCTGCTGGCCGGGCCGATCCAGGCGGTCGGCCTGGTGGACCTGGACATCGCGCCCCAGGAACTGACCACGGCGCTGGAGCAGTTCAGCCGGGCGACGGGCATGGCGGTGCTGGTGGACCATCAGTTGTCGAGCCAGCGTCATACGCTGGGTGTCCAGGGGCAGTTCACACCTTCCGAAGGGTTGAGGGTGTTGCTCAGCGGCACCGGACTGGCGGCGCACTATGCCCGGGCGGATGCGTTCACATTGCAGCCGGTGCGGGTCCGAGAGGTGCCGCTGCCTCCCGGCGTCACCCCAGGCTTGAGTGACAGCAACTACGCGGCAGCGATCCAGGCGGTCATCCAGCGCAATTTGTGTCGTTCACCGTTGACCCGCCCAGGCAGTTTCCGGGCGGTGCTGCAAGTGTGGATCGGCCGGGACGGCGTGGTCCAGCACAGTCGCCTGGTCAGTTCCACGGGCGACCTGATGCGGGACAAGGCCTTGGTCAACAGTTTGCAGAACCTCAGGATCGACCGCCCGGCGCCCAGCTCGTTGCGCCAGCCGGTGACCCTGCTTTTGTTACCCGACTTATCAGGAAGAAGCATGGAATGCATAGCAGGGGAAGGGGTGTCCGGGCGATGA
- a CDS encoding sigma-70 family RNA polymerase sigma factor: MKDSGRSPLVRLFLTSYEDFKVRLRRRLGSEELANDVLHETYLRVDRMVDTQEIAQPNAYLYRMALNIAADRRQADARLLTGDEIEELLQVSDEALDPARVVGGQKELQTLLKALYELPARRRRIFIAARLEEAPHLEISQRFGISTRMVEKEIKAALGHCALRLERKVIQRFGPGAGKPS, from the coding sequence ATGAAAGACTCCGGTCGCAGCCCGTTGGTGAGGTTGTTCCTCACCTCGTATGAGGATTTCAAGGTGCGCCTGCGCAGACGCCTGGGCTCCGAGGAACTGGCCAACGATGTGTTGCATGAAACCTACCTGCGGGTCGATCGCATGGTCGATACCCAGGAGATTGCCCAGCCCAACGCTTATTTGTATCGCATGGCCCTGAATATCGCCGCCGACCGCCGGCAGGCCGATGCGCGTTTGCTCACGGGCGATGAAATCGAGGAATTGCTGCAGGTCTCGGATGAAGCGCTGGATCCGGCCCGTGTGGTGGGTGGGCAGAAGGAGCTGCAGACCCTGCTCAAGGCCTTGTACGAACTGCCGGCACGCCGCCGCAGGATCTTCATCGCCGCACGCCTGGAGGAAGCACCGCACCTGGAAATATCCCAGCGCTTCGGTATTTCCACGCGCATGGTGGAGAAGGAAATCAAGGCTGCGTTGGGGCACTGCGCCCTGCGCCTGGAAAGAAAAGTCATTCAGCGGTTCGGTCCCGGCGCGGGAAAACCGTCTTGA
- a CDS encoding carboxymuconolactone decarboxylase family protein yields the protein MSPRLDYYTASPGAMRAMIGLEALTSRLSIEPALLHLIKIRASQLNGCAFCTDMHSVEARRQGETERRLYAVAVWRDSGFFTARERAALAWTEAVTLLAESQVPDEIYAQARACFSEEELVDLTLAISTINSWNRLAVSFRQSPSA from the coding sequence ATGAGCCCGCGTCTGGATTACTACACTGCATCCCCCGGGGCGATGCGAGCCATGATCGGCCTGGAAGCCCTGACCAGCCGCCTGAGTATCGAACCTGCGCTGCTGCACTTGATCAAGATCCGCGCTTCACAACTCAATGGCTGTGCCTTCTGCACTGACATGCATTCGGTGGAGGCCCGACGCCAGGGCGAGACCGAGCGCCGGCTCTACGCGGTGGCGGTGTGGCGCGACAGCGGTTTTTTCACGGCCCGTGAACGCGCCGCCCTGGCCTGGACCGAGGCGGTGACGCTGTTGGCTGAAAGCCAGGTGCCGGACGAAATCTATGCCCAGGCCCGGGCCTGTTTCAGCGAGGAGGAATTGGTGGACCTGACCCTGGCGATCAGCACCATCAACAGCTGGAACCGGCTGGCGGTGAGTTTTCGCCAGAGTCCCAGTGCTTGA
- a CDS encoding PLP-dependent aminotransferase family protein, with product MELHVVINGRKDLSGQLYQQLRSAIESGRLAAGTQLPPSRLLAEQLGVSRKTVSDTYAQLTYENLLTGIIGKGTYVNARPARIVRKQSHRELAGADVVEAWRTMPDLMRHPTLEGALRYDFIGGATGKGQFPLDDWRRCTAHALRQIASAKGFYSQPEGLPSLRNAIARHIAFSRGVNCQDEDVVVCNGAQQALDLISRVLTRSGSLVAMEDPGYPPARLLFGSHGATVAGIPVDEQGMRVDLIPDGTRLIYVTPSHQFPLGMPMSQARRNALLARAYELGAIIIEDDYDSEFRYEGRPADSLQSLDERGIVAYVGTFSKTLLPELRLGYAILPPAILEAVILAKRLTDQHTSTLPQWALAKFIAEGCLLKHIRRCHTLYAGRRERILARMGGDLSPWFEAVPTTAGFHMAVLCKVPMDLALVIELAKKAEVGLYSLDGFFNEAPVRSGLFFGFGAIETLDIDIALDRLRDILQQVA from the coding sequence ATGGAACTTCATGTTGTCATCAACGGCCGCAAGGACCTGTCGGGCCAGTTGTATCAACAATTGCGCAGCGCCATCGAAAGCGGTCGCCTGGCGGCCGGCACGCAGCTCCCACCCAGCCGCCTGCTGGCCGAGCAACTGGGCGTCTCGCGCAAGACCGTCTCCGACACCTACGCCCAACTGACCTACGAAAACCTGCTCACCGGCATCATTGGCAAAGGCACCTACGTCAACGCACGGCCGGCCAGGATCGTGCGCAAGCAGAGCCACCGCGAGCTGGCCGGTGCCGACGTCGTCGAAGCCTGGCGCACCATGCCCGACCTGATGCGCCATCCCACCCTCGAAGGTGCGTTGCGCTACGACTTCATCGGCGGCGCCACGGGCAAGGGTCAGTTTCCGCTGGACGACTGGCGCCGCTGCACCGCCCATGCGCTGCGTCAGATTGCCAGTGCCAAGGGCTTCTACAGCCAGCCCGAAGGCCTGCCGTCGCTGCGCAATGCCATTGCCCGGCACATCGCGTTTTCCCGCGGGGTCAATTGCCAAGATGAAGACGTCGTGGTCTGCAACGGCGCGCAACAGGCCCTGGATCTGATCTCGCGGGTCTTGACCCGATCGGGCAGCCTGGTGGCCATGGAGGACCCGGGTTATCCGCCGGCGCGCCTGCTGTTTGGCTCCCACGGCGCCACGGTGGCCGGGATTCCGGTGGACGAGCAAGGCATGCGGGTCGACCTGATCCCCGACGGCACGCGGCTGATTTATGTGACGCCCTCCCACCAGTTTCCCTTGGGCATGCCCATGAGCCAGGCCCGCCGCAACGCCCTGCTGGCGCGGGCCTATGAGCTGGGGGCAATCATCATCGAAGACGACTACGACAGCGAATTCCGCTACGAAGGCCGGCCCGCCGATTCGTTGCAGAGCCTGGATGAGCGCGGGATCGTCGCGTACGTGGGCACCTTCTCCAAGACCTTGTTGCCGGAACTGCGGCTCGGCTATGCGATCCTGCCGCCAGCGATTCTTGAAGCAGTGATCCTGGCCAAGCGCCTCACCGACCAGCACACCTCCACCCTGCCCCAGTGGGCGTTGGCGAAGTTCATCGCCGAGGGCTGCCTGCTCAAGCACATCCGCCGTTGCCACACGCTGTATGCCGGGCGCCGCGAGCGAATCCTGGCCCGCATGGGCGGGGATTTGTCGCCCTGGTTCGAGGCCGTACCCACCACCGCGGGCTTTCATATGGCGGTGTTGTGCAAGGTCCCGATGGACCTGGCGCTGGTGATCGAGCTGGCGAAAAAAGCCGAAGTCGGGCTCTACAGCCTCGACGGCTTTTTCAACGAGGCCCCGGTGCGGTCGGGCCTGTTCTTTGGTTTCGGCGCTATCGAAACCCTGGACATCGACATCGCCCTCGACCGTTTGCGAGATATCTTGCAGCAGGTCGCCTGA
- a CDS encoding antibiotic biosynthesis monooxygenase family protein: protein MSRQVINTVQVQAAAGRSEELGRQLQQIVETLRAMPGCDAYMVDRCPDDGDRWNVSARWQSEAAMQAHFNCPEVQGFISLIDNRLARSVDFNSFPVV from the coding sequence ATGTCTCGCCAAGTGATCAATACCGTACAGGTGCAAGCCGCCGCCGGTCGCTCGGAAGAACTGGGCCGGCAATTGCAGCAAATCGTCGAGACCTTGCGCGCCATGCCGGGCTGCGACGCCTATATGGTCGACCGTTGCCCGGACGATGGCGACCGCTGGAACGTCAGCGCCCGCTGGCAATCGGAGGCGGCCATGCAAGCCCACTTCAACTGTCCGGAAGTGCAAGGTTTCATCAGCCTGATCGACAACCGCCTGGCCAGGAGCGTGGACTTCAATAGTTTCCCGGTGGTCTGA
- a CDS encoding NAD-glutamate dehydrogenase, with the protein MAFFTAASKADFQHQLQAALAQHISEQALPQVALFAEQFFGIISLDELTQRRLSDLAGCTLSAWRLLERFDHAQPQVRVYNPDYERHGWQSTHTAVEVLHHDLPFLVDSVRTELNRRGYSIHTLQTTVLSVRRGSKGELLEILPKGTQGDDILQESLMYLEIDRCANAAELNVLSKELEQVLGEVRVAVADFEPMKAKVQEILDSLDSSAYAIEADEKSEIKSFLEWLVGNHFTFLGYEEFVVRDEADGGHIEYNPDSFLGLTKLLRAGLTAEDLRIEDYAVNYLREPTPLSFAKAAHPSRVHRPAYPDYVSIREIDADGKVIKECRFMGLYTSSVYGESVRAIPYIRRKVAEIERRSGFQAKAHLGKELAQVVEVLPRDDLFQTPVDELFSTVMSIVQIQERNKIRVFLRKDPYGRFCYCLAYVPRDIYSTEVRQKIQQVLMDRLKASDCEFWTFFSESVLARVQLILRVDPKNRIDIDPLLLEKEVVQACRSWKDDYASLVVESFGEAQGTNVLSDFPKGFPAGYRERFAAHSAVVDMQHLLSLSEKNPLVMSFYQPLGQVSGQRELHCKLYHADTPLALSDVLPILENLGLRVLGEFPYRLRHTNGREFWIHDFAFTAAEGLDLDIQQLNDTLQDAFVHIVRGDAENDAFNRLVLTAGLPWRDVALLRAYARYLKQIRLGFDLGYIASTLNNHTDIARELTRLFKTRFYLARKLTGDDLEDKQLRLEQAILSALDDVQVLNEDRILRRYLDLIKATLRTNFYQTDANGQNKSYFSFKFNPHLIPELPKPVPKFEIFVYSPRVEGVHLRFGNVARGGLRWSDREEDYRTEVLGLVKAQQVKNSVIVPVGAKGGFLPRRLPLGGSRDEIAAEGIACYRIFISGLLDITDNLKDGALVPPANVVRHDDDDPYLVVAADKGTATFSDIANGIAIDYGFWLGDAFASGGSAGYDHKKMGITAKGAWVGVQRHFRERGINVQEDSITVVGVGDMAGDVFGNGLLMSDKLQLVAAFNHLHIFIDPNPEPASSFAERQRLFDLPRSAWTDYDTSIMSEGGGIFSRSAKSIAISPQMKERFDIKADKLTPTELLNALLKAPVDLLWNGGIGTYVKASTESHADVGDKANDALRVNGNELRCKVVGEGGNLGMTQLGRVEFGLNGGGSNTDFIDNAGGVDCSDHEVNIKILLNEVVQAGDMTDKQRNQLLASMTDEVGGLVLGNNYKQTQALSLAARRAFVRIAEYKRLMNDLEARGKLDRAIEFLPTEEQLAERVAAGHGLTRAELSVLISYSKIDLKEALLNSLVPDDDYLTRDMETAFPPTLVSKFSEAMRRHRLKREIVSTQIANDLVNHMGITFVQRLKESTGMSPANVAGAYVIVRDIFHLPHWFRQIEALDHQVSADVQLELMDELMRLGRRATRWFLRSRRNEQNAARDVAHFGPHLAALGLKLDELLEGPTREGWQTRYQAYVAAGVPELLARMVAGTTHLYTLLPIIEASDVTGQNAADVAKAYFAVGSALDITWYLQQISALPVENNWQALAREAFRDDVDWQQRAITISVLQEGDGAQDVETRLALWLEQHHEMVERWRAMLVDIRAASGTDYAMYAVANRELLDVAMSGQAVVTAN; encoded by the coding sequence ATGGCGTTCTTCACCGCAGCCAGCAAGGCCGACTTCCAGCATCAACTGCAAGCGGCACTGGCGCAGCACATCAGTGAACAGGCACTGCCACAAGTGGCGCTGTTCGCTGAACAATTCTTCGGCATCATTTCCCTCGATGAACTTACCCAGCGCCGGTTGTCCGACCTCGCCGGCTGCACCCTGTCTGCCTGGCGCCTGCTTGAGCGCTTCGATCACGCGCAGCCGCAGGTGCGCGTCTACAACCCCGATTACGAACGCCACGGCTGGCAGTCGACCCACACGGCCGTGGAAGTGCTGCACCACGACCTGCCATTCCTGGTGGACTCGGTCCGCACCGAGCTGAACCGTCGCGGCTACAGCATTCATACCCTGCAAACCACCGTGCTGAGCGTGCGTCGCGGCAGCAAGGGCGAGTTGCTGGAAATCCTGCCTAAAGGCACCCAGGGCGACGATATCCTGCAAGAGTCGTTGATGTACCTGGAAATCGACCGTTGCGCCAACGCCGCCGAACTCAACGTCCTGAGCAAGGAACTTGAGCAAGTGCTGGGCGAAGTGCGCGTGGCCGTGGCTGATTTCGAACCGATGAAAGCCAAGGTCCAGGAAATCCTCGACAGCCTGGACAGCAGCGCCTACGCCATCGAGGCTGATGAAAAGAGCGAGATCAAGAGCTTCCTGGAATGGCTGGTGGGTAACCACTTCACCTTCCTGGGCTACGAAGAGTTCGTGGTTCGTGACGAGGCCGATGGTGGCCACATCGAGTACAACCCCGATTCGTTCCTGGGCCTGACCAAATTGCTGCGCGCCGGCCTGACCGCCGAAGACCTGCGCATCGAAGACTACGCGGTCAATTACCTGCGCGAACCGACGCCGCTGTCGTTCGCCAAGGCCGCGCACCCGAGCCGCGTACACCGTCCGGCCTATCCGGACTACGTGTCGATCCGTGAAATCGACGCCGACGGCAAGGTCATCAAGGAATGCCGCTTCATGGGCCTGTACACCTCTTCGGTGTATGGCGAGAGCGTGCGGGCCATCCCGTACATCCGCCGCAAGGTCGCGGAAATCGAGCGTCGCTCGGGCTTCCAGGCCAAGGCGCACCTGGGCAAGGAACTGGCCCAGGTGGTCGAAGTGCTGCCCCGTGACGACCTGTTCCAGACGCCGGTGGACGAGCTGTTCAGCACCGTCATGTCCATCGTGCAGATCCAGGAACGCAACAAGATCCGCGTGTTCCTGCGCAAAGACCCGTATGGCCGTTTCTGCTACTGCCTGGCCTACGTGCCACGTGACATCTATTCCACCGAAGTGCGCCAGAAGATCCAGCAAGTACTGATGGATCGCCTGAAGGCCTCGGACTGCGAGTTCTGGACCTTCTTCTCCGAATCCGTACTGGCCCGTGTACAACTGATCCTGCGGGTGGACCCGAAGAACCGCATCGACATCGACCCGTTGCTGCTGGAAAAAGAAGTCGTGCAGGCGTGCCGCAGCTGGAAGGACGACTACGCCAGCCTGGTCGTCGAGAGCTTCGGTGAAGCCCAGGGCACCAACGTGCTGTCGGATTTCCCGAAAGGTTTCCCGGCCGGCTACCGCGAGCGCTTTGCTGCGCACTCGGCCGTGGTCGACATGCAGCACCTGCTGAGCCTGAGCGAAAAAAATCCGCTGGTCATGAGCTTCTACCAGCCGCTGGGCCAGGTCTCCGGCCAGCGTGAGCTGCACTGCAAGCTGTATCACGCCGATACGCCACTGGCGCTGTCCGACGTGCTGCCGATCCTGGAAAACCTCGGCCTGCGCGTGCTGGGTGAATTCCCGTACCGCCTGCGCCACACCAATGGCCGCGAGTTCTGGATCCATGACTTCGCGTTCACCGCCGCCGAAGGCCTGGACCTGGATATCCAGCAACTCAACGACACCTTGCAGGACGCCTTCGTCCACATCGTGCGTGGCGATGCCGAGAACGATGCGTTCAACCGCCTGGTGCTGACCGCCGGCCTGCCATGGCGCGACGTGGCGCTGCTGCGTGCCTATGCCCGTTACCTGAAGCAGATCCGCCTGGGCTTCGACCTGGGTTACATCGCCAGCACCCTGAACAACCACACCGATATCGCTCGCGAGTTGACCCGGTTGTTCAAGACCCGCTTCTACCTGGCGCGCAAACTCACCGGCGATGACCTGGAAGACAAGCAACTGCGCCTGGAGCAAGCGATTCTCTCGGCCCTGGACGACGTCCAGGTGCTCAACGAAGACCGCATCCTGCGTCGCTACCTGGACCTGATCAAGGCCACCCTGCGGACCAACTTCTACCAGACCGACGCCAACGGCCAGAACAAGTCCTACTTCAGCTTCAAGTTCAACCCGCACCTGATCCCGGAACTGCCCAAGCCCGTACCGAAGTTCGAGATATTCGTGTACTCGCCACGGGTCGAAGGCGTGCACCTGCGCTTCGGCAACGTGGCCCGCGGTGGCCTGCGCTGGTCCGACCGTGAAGAAGACTACCGCACCGAAGTGCTCGGCCTGGTAAAAGCCCAGCAAGTGAAGAACTCGGTGATCGTGCCGGTGGGCGCCAAGGGCGGTTTCTTGCCACGTCGCCTGCCGTTGGGCGGCAGCCGGGACGAGATCGCGGCCGAGGGCATCGCCTGCTACCGCATCTTCATCTCGGGCCTGTTGGACATCACCGACAACCTGAAGGACGGCGCGCTGGTACCGCCGGCCAACGTCGTGCGTCATGACGACGATGACCCGTACCTGGTGGTGGCGGCGGACAAGGGCACTGCGACCTTCTCCGACATCGCCAACGGTATCGCCATCGACTATGGCTTCTGGCTCGGCGATGCGTTCGCCTCCGGCGGTTCGGCGGGCTACGACCACAAGAAAATGGGCATCACCGCCAAGGGCGCGTGGGTCGGCGTGCAGCGCCACTTCCGCGAACGCGGCATCAATGTCCAGGAAGACAGCATCACCGTGGTGGGTGTCGGCGACATGGCCGGCGACGTGTTCGGCAACGGCTTGTTGATGTCCGACAAGCTGCAACTGGTCGCGGCCTTCAACCACCTGCACATCTTCATCGACCCGAACCCGGAGCCTGCCAGCAGCTTTGCCGAGCGCCAGCGCCTGTTCGATCTGCCGCGTTCGGCCTGGACCGACTACGACACCAGCATCATGTCCGAAGGCGGCGGTATCTTCTCGCGTAGCGCGAAGAGCATTGCCATCTCGCCACAGATGAAAGAACGCTTCGACATCAAGGCCGACAAACTGACCCCGACCGAGCTGCTCAACGCCTTGCTCAAGGCACCGGTGGATCTGTTGTGGAACGGCGGTATCGGCACCTACGTCAAGGCCAGCACTGAAAGCCACGCCGATGTCGGCGACAAGGCCAACGATGCACTGCGCGTGAACGGCAACGAACTGCGCTGCAAGGTCGTGGGCGAGGGCGGCAACCTGGGCATGACCCAACTGGGTCGCGTCGAGTTCGGCCTCAATGGCGGCGGTTCCAACACCGACTTCATCGACAACGCCGGCGGCGTGGACTGCTCCGACCACGAAGTGAACATCAAGATCCTGCTCAACGAAGTGGTGCAGGCCGGCGACATGACCGACAAGCAACGCAACCAGTTGCTGGCGAGCATGACCGACGAAGTCGGTGGCTTGGTGTTGGGCAACAACTACAAGCAGACCCAGGCCCTGTCCCTGGCGGCCCGTCGCGCTTTCGTGCGGATCGCCGAGTACAAGCGCCTGATGAACGACCTGGAAGCCCGTGGCAAGCTGGACCGCGCCATCGAGTTCCTGCCGACCGAAGAACAGCTGGCCGAACGTGTCGCGGCGGGCCATGGCCTGACCCGTGCCGAACTGTCGGTGCTGATCTCCTACAGCAAGATCGACCTCAAGGAAGCGCTGCTCAACTCCCTGGTACCGGACGACGACTACCTGACCCGTGACATGGAGACCGCGTTCCCGCCGACACTGGTGAGCAAGTTCTCCGAGGCCATGCGTCGCCATCGCCTCAAGCGCGAGATCGTCAGCACCCAGATCGCCAACGACCTGGTCAACCACATGGGCATCACCTTCGTTCAACGGCTCAAGGAGTCGACGGGCATGAGCCCGGCGAACGTGGCGGGCGCTTATGTGATCGTGCGCGATATTTTCCATCTCCCGCACTGGTTCCGGCAGATCGAAGCCCTGGACCACCAGGTGTCCGCCGACGTGCAACTGGAGCTGATGGACGAGCTGATGCGCCTGGGGCGTCGCGCCACGCGCTGGTTCCTGCGCAGCCGCCGCAACGAGCAGAACGCTGCCCGTGACGTGGCGCACTTCGGTCCGCACCTGGCGGCGTTGGGCCTCAAGCTTGACGAACTGCTGGAAGGTCCGACCCGCGAAGGCTGGCAGACCCGCTACCAGGCCTACGTGGCCGCTGGTGTGCCGGAGCTGCTGGCGCGCATGGTTGCCGGCACCACGCACCTGTACACCTTGCTGCCGATCATCGAGGCGTCCGACGTCACCGGCCAGAACGCCGCCGATGTGGCCAAGGCTTACTTCGCCGTGGGCAGCGCCCTGGACATCACCTGGTACCTGCAACAGATCAGCGCACTGCCGGTGGAAAACAACTGGCAGGCACTGGCCCGTGAAGCGTTCCGTGATGATGTCGACTGGCAACAGCGGGCGATCACCATCTCGGTCCTGCAAGAGGGCGATGGCGCCCAGGACGTGGAAACTCGCCTGGCACTGTGGCTGGAGCAGCACCACGAAATGGTCGAGCGCTGGCGTGCCATGCTGGTGGACATCCGTGCTGCCAGCGGTACCGACTACGCCATGTACGCGGTCGCCAACCGCGAGCTGTTGGACGTGGCAATGAGCGGTCAGGCGGTCGTGACGGCCAACTGA